In the Raineyella fluvialis genome, ACGTCCTTGCGGTACGGCTCGGCGATTCCCAGGACGCGAACGAGGAGATAGTGGAGGCCGACCAGCCCCAGAAGCACCAGCGGGATTGTCGCGACGTGGATTCCCAGCACCTGACCATAATCGAGAGGATTGATCCACCAACCCAGTCCGGCGCCGTTGTAGAAATCGGCACCCTGAAGGCTTCGCCATTGTGAGGAGAAATCTCCGCGCAGAATGTAGCCGAATTCAGTTTCGGCGAGCACGATGAAGAGCATCAGAACGCCGAGGACCCAGGTGAGTCGCCGCGGCTTGCGGAATCCTGAGGTGAAGAAGACGGTCAGCAGGTGCAGGAGGATGAACAGCACGAATGCTTGCGTCGCCCACAGGTGGACGCTTCTGGTGTAGCCGCCGGCAACATCGGTCAGCCACCAATTGGGGCCGAAGAACGTCATCAGTGTGCCGGACACGAGCAGGATGAGGAAGGAGACCATTGAGAGGAATCCGAGCGAGTACAGGAATTTGTTTCCGTAGCTCGGGACCTTCTCGATCATCATCGCGGTGAACCCGCGGGCAAGTGGGTGGCGGGTGGAGGATTCTGCTGGCTCGGATGGCATCGCGATCTCCTGGGTGTGGATCCGCTGGGTGGTGTGGTGAGGCACCCTCCACCTGCAGTATGCGATCGGGCGCGAGCCCCGTTACTGTGAGCAGGGTTTGAATAGGGGTCGGTCGGTGACCGCTTCTTATTCTCGGCTTATGGTTAGGTAAGCATGTGCTTCCCCAGGTGCCGGGGGTGACAAACACAGTCCGCTCGGAACCGCGACACCGAGTTTCCCCCAGGGGCTACGATGCGTCCTCGTGCCGACCCCTCCAGCAGAGCTGCCACCCGCCGATCGGGAGATCCCGTGGGCGATGCAACTCGTCGTACGGCGCGACCGGCATGTGCCCACACGGGAGATCGACGTTGCCGAGGGCGCGGCACGTGCAGTGGTCGCCCTCCTCGCCGATGAGCGCTCACTGCCCGGCGGTCCCTGGCACGAGGACGTCGCGCACTGGTCGGACGAGCGGATCCGCAAGCTGGTCCGCCGGGCCGACGGCAAGCGGTGGGACGACGTCCAGGACCTCGACGGGGTGACGATCACGCAGCCAGGGCCGGTGGGCTATGCCGCCGCCGCGGTGCGTGCCTTCGTCCCGGCGCCCGTCACCCCGCTGCCCAAAGCCCTGGACAAACTGCAGGTCTCCGGCACGCAGTTCGAGACGAGCGGCCAGAGCCTCGTCGCGGATGCGCTGGTCACCATCGAGGTCAGCCCTCTGGTCGCCATGACGAGTGGCAAACTCGCCGCCCAGTGCGGACACGCGGCCCAGCTCGCCTGGCTCGCGATGGGGCCGAACGACCGGGAGCGGTGGCGTGACGACGGCTTCAGGATCCGGGTGGAACGGCCCGACCAGAAGTCCTGGCGCACCACCGAGCGCCCGGTCAGCGTGGTGGACTCGGGCTTCACCGAATTCGACGGCCCGACGGAGACCACCCGCGCCACCTGGTGACCCGGCGCCCCGGTCGATGAGTCACTCCTGGCGAGTGCCCGGGCTGGATCCTCTCACAGCTCTCGGACGGACCCCGCTAGCGTTGCACCCGGGGATCCCTGATCGGAGGAACATTGACAGGCCACGAGGCAGACCGGCCCGACGACGGCATCAGCGCCGAGGAGTTCAAGGCGGTGTTCCGGCGCCATGCCGGGGGCGTGGCAGTCATCACGGCCCAGGGGCCGGCGGGACCGATCGGGTTCACCGCCACCTCGGTGATCTCCCTTTCGGTGGATCCCGCCTATCTGGCCTTCTCGGTCAACGCCCTGTCCTCCTCCCGGGGTGTCATCGAGACCGCGGGGACCGTGGTCGTGAACATCCTGTCCAGTGACCAGACGGCGATGGCCGACCGGTTCGCCTCCCCGGCGCGGGACCGCTTCGCTGACCTCCCGACGACCCTCCTCCCCAACGGGGATGTCGTGCTGACCGGGTGCACGGCCTGGGTGCAGGGTCGGGTCGAGCGCAACATCGATGTCGGCAACAGCCTCCTGGTGGTCGTCCGGGCTGTCGCTGCCGGGCTGGGGACGAAGACCTGGCCGCTGGTCTATGTCGACCGGGCCTATCACCGACTGAGTGAGGACACCAGGTTCTCCTGAGCCTGGCCGGCCGTCGCGTCGGCCAGGTCCGTGATCCGCTGCAGGGTGGCCGGGAACAGGACGTTGTTCTCCTTGTGGATGTGCAGGTGCAGGTCATGCTCCATCTCCGCCAGACCCGCGTACAGGGCCTGGTAGGAGGCACACCCGTCGGCCGGCGTGCGGTAGCCGTCGGTGATGGTCCGCAGCTCGGCGAAGATCTCCCCGACGCCGTCGTGCTCCTCGATCAGCGTCCCCACCAGCGCCTCCAGGGGCCCCTGCGTGGTCGTCACCGCCTGCCCGGTCCGCTCCAGCCTGCTGATGGCCGGGAAGACGAGGCGCTCCTCGCGGGTGAGGTGCGGATCGAGGTCGGCCTCCGCCGCCAAGTAGAGCTTCTTCACTCGGGCGAGTTCGGGGTGACGTTCGCCGTGCACGCGGGCCACCTTGTCGGCGAGCGCGTGCAGCCGCGGCATCTCCTCCCACAGGTAGGCGTGGTGCGTGTCGACCACGTCGTGGGCCAGCGCGGCGAGGTCGGACCGCCCAGGAGTGTCGTCGAGGGCGGTCTCGTCGGTGCCGGCGGCCGGCAGGTCCAAAGAGCGTGCCACGTCGACCAGGTCGAGCCCCGCGGCCTCCACGGCATCGATCAGCGGCCGGTTGCCGTGGCAGCAGTAGTCGAGGCCGAGGTCCTCCAGCACTCGGGCCCGACGGGCGTCGGTGCTGACGAGCTGGGCGAGCGTGCTGGCGGTGTCGACGCCGTTGGTCGTGGGGCCGGTGGTCATGGGGGTTCCCTTCCGCGGTCGGAGCAGTACAGGACGACCGTACGGATCGGGGCCTCGGGTTTCCTTGACCTACGTCAACTCCCTGGCTCACTGACTGCCTGGCTCAGGCGCTGATGCCGCCGGTGGACGGCCCTGAGTGGGCCGCGAGGAAGTCGGTGATCTGGGCCAGCACCTGCCCGGGCTGCTCGTCGACGATGAAATGGGCCGCACCGGCGACCTCGCGGACCTCGAGGTGGCCGGCCGGTCCCGTCTGGCGCGCCAGGACATCGGCCCGGACGACCGGGTCGTGCTCACCCACCAGCACCAGGGTCGGGGGATGCAGGGGCGTGGAGCGGTAGGCGCCGCTGAACACGCGGAGTAGTTCACGCTGGATGAACCCGCGGTACAGCGGGCCGGCGGTGGCAGCCCGGTCCCGATCGGTCAGGGGCGCCAGGAAGATCGCGAGATCCTTCTCGGTCCAGGTGCCAGGCGTGGAGAAGTGGCCGAAGAGGTAGCGTGCCAGCGGCTGGCGCCCACGCGAGAGCAGCCGGGCCCCGAGACCGGGGATGGCGAGCGGAAGCTGGTAGGCAGTGTTCGGCGCCGACGCCAGCATCGCGGGGGTCACCCGGGCGTACGGGTGGGGCATGGACATCGCCACCAGCGTCTCCACCCTCTCGGGGTGTTCCATGGCGAGCCCGAACGCCACCAGCGCGCTCCAGTCGTGGGCGACGAGGTGGACGCGCTCGAGACCCAGCGCATCGAGCAGCCGCAGCACGTCCCGGGTCAGCCTGCGGCGCCGGTAGCCGCTCCGCGCTGCGTCGGTCCAGCCCGCACCCCGTAGGTCCGGGCAGATCACCCGGTGCTGCGGGGACAGTGGGCCGATGACCTGACGCCACTCGCCCCAGTGCTCGGGGAAGCCGTGCAGCAGGACGACGGGCGTGCCCTGCGCGCCACTCGACGCGACATGCACAGTGATGTCGTCCACCCGTACCCAGTCATGGTCGACGCCGGGCAGATCCGGAGTGGGTGCGCTGGCGCCCGGACGTGTGACATAGGCCATATCTTCAGGCTAGTGATCCGCATCAGCGGAGTCACCGCCGGCGGACACCCTGTGTCAGGATGACGCAGGTC is a window encoding:
- a CDS encoding peptidyl-tRNA hydrolase, translated to MQLVVRRDRHVPTREIDVAEGAARAVVALLADERSLPGGPWHEDVAHWSDERIRKLVRRADGKRWDDVQDLDGVTITQPGPVGYAAAAVRAFVPAPVTPLPKALDKLQVSGTQFETSGQSLVADALVTIEVSPLVAMTSGKLAAQCGHAAQLAWLAMGPNDRERWRDDGFRIRVERPDQKSWRTTERPVSVVDSGFTEFDGPTETTRATW
- a CDS encoding flavin reductase family protein, translated to MTGHEADRPDDGISAEEFKAVFRRHAGGVAVITAQGPAGPIGFTATSVISLSVDPAYLAFSVNALSSSRGVIETAGTVVVNILSSDQTAMADRFASPARDRFADLPTTLLPNGDVVLTGCTAWVQGRVERNIDVGNSLLVVVRAVAAGLGTKTWPLVYVDRAYHRLSEDTRFS
- the ric gene encoding iron-sulfur cluster repair di-iron protein — encoded protein: MTTGPTTNGVDTASTLAQLVSTDARRARVLEDLGLDYCCHGNRPLIDAVEAAGLDLVDVARSLDLPAAGTDETALDDTPGRSDLAALAHDVVDTHHAYLWEEMPRLHALADKVARVHGERHPELARVKKLYLAAEADLDPHLTREERLVFPAISRLERTGQAVTTTQGPLEALVGTLIEEHDGVGEIFAELRTITDGYRTPADGCASYQALYAGLAEMEHDLHLHIHKENNVLFPATLQRITDLADATAGQAQENLVSSLSR
- a CDS encoding alpha/beta fold hydrolase, with the translated sequence MAYVTRPGASAPTPDLPGVDHDWVRVDDITVHVASSGAQGTPVVLLHGFPEHWGEWRQVIGPLSPQHRVICPDLRGAGWTDAARSGYRRRRLTRDVLRLLDALGLERVHLVAHDWSALVAFGLAMEHPERVETLVAMSMPHPYARVTPAMLASAPNTAYQLPLAIPGLGARLLSRGRQPLARYLFGHFSTPGTWTEKDLAIFLAPLTDRDRAATAGPLYRGFIQRELLRVFSGAYRSTPLHPPTLVLVGEHDPVVRADVLARQTGPAGHLEVREVAGAAHFIVDEQPGQVLAQITDFLAAHSGPSTGGISA